In the genome of Augochlora pura isolate Apur16 chromosome 8, APUR_v2.2.1, whole genome shotgun sequence, one region contains:
- the LOC144474139 gene encoding UPAR/Ly6 domain-containing protein crok, whose translation MNAIASVIVLSLVFMVTGTEAIRCYQCSSDTDAKGDDLCGAYKKFDKDKNIAIECNSEESHMPGTFCVKITQQSPRGFIWNGRWRQVIRRCSSVASTGVTGVCNWGVYENGVYWEECSCSEDSCNGTTTLSSVSILFLLLLSISIYTFLT comes from the exons atgaacgCAATTGCAAGTGTGATTGTTTTGTCGTTAGTGTTTATGGTGACAG GGACAGAGGCAATACGTTGTTATCAATGTAGCAGTGACACCGATGCCAAAGGTGATGATTTGTGCGGAGCTTATAAAAAGTTCGATAAGGACAAGAACATCGCTATTGAATGCAACAGCGAAGAATCTCATATGCCCGGCACGTTTTGCGTGAAAATTACTCAGCAAAGTCCCCGTGGTTTTATTT gGAACGGTAGATGGCGACAAGTGATCCGCAGATGTTCTTCTGTGGCCAGTACCGGAGTTACCGGCGTTTGTAATTGGGGAGTCTACGAGAATGGTGTATATTGGGAAGAATGTTCTTGTTCAGAAGATTCTTGCAATGGAACAACCACGTTATCCTCGGtctcgatattatttttactgctaCTCAGTATTTCGATATATACATTCTTAACATAA
- the LOC144474330 gene encoding outer mitochondrial transmembrane helix translocase, protein MNIADGIGYSRSEVFVLVARVSFVAAVGFFSMKWIINQMDPTNNAKKKAKRKAREQLQKLAKMDNLLWTVEMDNLTDYEMLIANHIVNPRDIRVSWENIAGLENVIQELRETVILPIQRKELFENSQLTQAPKGVLLHGPPGCGKTMIAKATAKESRTCFINLDVSILTDKWYGESQKLTTAVFSLAVKLQPCIIFIDEIDSFLRVRNSQDHEATAMMKAQFMSLWDGLITDTSCTVIVMGATNRPQDLDRAILRRMPATFHISLPNEQQRMQVLKLILDHEPIADNVDIPRLAKMTEGFSGSDLQELCRNSSMYRVRDYLRNHQESTTSTDDEEYHDAVRPITMEDLVMSLKKMKTSKLLTGVMNPVKLDLD, encoded by the exons ATGAACATTGCGGACGGAATTGGATATTCGAGATCGGAAGTATTCGTACTTGTGGCAAGGGTATCATTTGTTGCTGCTGTTGGGTTTTTTAGTATGAAGTGGATAATTAATCAAATGGATCCCACAAATAATGCGAAAAAGAAGGCCAAAAGGAAG GCGCGTGAACAGTTACAGAAGTTGGCCaaaatggacaatttattATGGACAGTAGAGATGGATAATTTGACAGACTATGAAATGCTTATAGCTAATCACATAGTGAACCCTAGAGATATTCGAGTTTCATGGGAAAATATTGCAGGTCTTGAGAATGTGATTCAGGAACTTAGAGAAACAGTTATATTGCCCATACaacgaaaagaattatttgaaaattctcaaCTTACCCAAGCACCGAAG GGGGTATTGTTACATGGACCTCCTGGATGTGGCAAGACAATGATAGCCAAAGCAACTGCCAAAGAAAGTAGGACATGCTTCATTAATCTGGATGTAAGCATTTTAACTGATAAATGGTATGGCGAAAGCCAAAAATTAACCACAGCAGTGTTTTCTCTGGCTGTAAAACTTCAGCCATGCATCATCTTTATCGATGAAATAG attcATTCTTAAGAGTGCGGAATTCACAAGATCACGAAGCAACCGCGATGATGAAGGCACAATTCATGTCTCTGTGGGATGGATTAATCACAGATACATCTTGCACAGTAATAGTAATGGGTGCAACTAATAGACCACAAGATTTGGACAGAGCTATACTCAGGCGTATGCCTGCTACTTTCCATATTTCTTTacca AATGAGCAGCAACGAATGcaagtattaaaattgatattggATCATGAACCAATAGCTGACAACGTGGATATTCCACGATTGGCTAAGATGACAGAGGGTTTCTCCGGATCTGATTTGCAAGAACTTTGCAGAAATTCATCTATGTACCGCGTTCGAGATTACCTACGGAATCATCA AGAAAGCACCACCAGTACGGATGATGAGGAATATCATGATGCTGTGCGTCCAATTACTATGGAAGATCTTGTCATGTCacttaaaaaaatgaaaacttctAAACTCCTTACAGGTGTAATGAATCCAGTGAAACTAGATTTAGATTAA
- the Pten gene encoding phosphatase and tensin-like protein isoform X2 produces the protein MHCWRPTGSRLNNKISEHISAPVTSLHVCLEEQRGPELGSCDASARKPQAKKLFEKQEVQERCSEEEAETEFFRLEAEDLKQSHSSMANTISNMKMTNRIKGLVSKRRKRFTEDGFDLDLTYIRDNLIAMGFPAEKLEGVYRNHIDDVVKLLEYRHKDHYKIYNLCSERSYDCKKFKQRVATYAFDDHNPPMLDQIKPFCEDVHQWLSEHQENVAVVHCKAGKGRTGVMVCCYLLHTNQFPTATDALNYYGTIRTHDRKGVTIPSQRRYVDYYATLVKEGLNYQPVKLLLRKIELDPAPIFHGGQGYLHCVISESKKRIFSSDIVEVRKGIATVCIPLKHSVALTGDIRVDFFNRPKMKRKEKLFHFWFNTFFVRDCLTPEYDNGELPIDRSTRALSCDGTTMELPMVMSHMKPRAGSLASLGPMPPTLVLSIDKWGLDDAHKDKHHKAYSADFKVSLFMQRVGGSMSQTVPATANRTGESIQIRGGQETPSESSEADSSECDTTGDTTGDEDGESGESSASLVMNHHPLTHSSSRTHVSTHQRASLRETAKGLLPRGEKSRSSHRQSTSNVKCSSALVRSATLDT, from the exons ATGCATTGTTG GAGACCTACAGGCAGCaggctaaataataaaatctcaGAGCATATCTCAGCACCAGTAACATCCCTCCATGTTTGTCTGGAGGAACAAAGAGGACCAGAACTGGGCTCTTGCGACGCCTCGGCTCGTAAGCCACAG gctaaaaaattatttgaaaagcAGGAAGTACAAGAAAGGTGTAGTGAAGAAGAAGCGGAGACTGAATTCTTTAGACTCGAGGCAGAAGATTTGAAACAGAGTCATTCGAGCATGGCCAATACTATCAGTAATATGAAGATGACCAACCGCATCAAAGGACTTGTCAGCAAACGTCGTAAACGGTTTACAGAAGATGGGTTCGACCTTGATCTCACAT ATATCAGGGATAACTTGATAGCAATGGGTTTCCCCGCTGAAAAGTTAGAAGGGGTCTATAGGAATCACATTGATGATGTTGTTAAATTGCTGGAATATAGACACAAagatcattataaaatttacaatct CTGTTCGGAGAGGTCGTACGACTGTAAGAAGTTCAAACAACGGGTAGCTACTTACGCATTCGATGATCATAATCCACCGATGCTGGATCAAATAAAACCGTTCTGCGAAGATGTGCACCAATGGCTTTCCGAGCACCAAGAAAACGTAGCTGTAGTTCACTGTAAAGCGGGCAAAGGTCGAACAGGCGTCATGGTTTGTTGTTACCTTCTTCACACCAATCAATTTCCCACAGCCACAGATGCTCTTAACTATTATGGAACTATAAGGACACACGATAG GAAGGGGGTAACGATACCTTCTCAGAGAAGGTACGTCGATTATTATGCCACTCTCGTTAAGGAGGGATTGAATTATCAACCGgttaaattattgttgcgGAAGATAGAACTAGATCCAGCGCCTATATTTCACGGAGGTCAGGGAT ATTTGCATTGCGTAATATCCGAGTCGAAGAAGAGGATATTTAGTTCTGACATAGTAGAAGTACGAAAAGGAATAGCGACTGTTTGTATCCCCTTGAAGCATAGCGTCGCGTTGACGGGGGACATACGAgtagatttttttaataggcCAAAAATGAAGCGAAAG gagaaattgtttcatttttggTTCAATACGTTCTTTGTGCGCGACTGCTTGACACCAGAATACGATAACGGAGAGttaccgatcgatcgatcgacaaGGGCATTGAGTTGCGACGGTACAACCATGGAATTGCCGATGGTAATGTCGCATATGAAGCCTAGAGCAGGATCACTGGCTAGCCTTGGACCTATGCCACCTACGTTGGTCTTGAGCATAGATAAATGGGGCTTGGACGACGCACATAAGGACAAACATCACAAAGCGTACAGTGCGGACTTTAAG GTTAGCTTATTTATGCAGCGAGTGGGCGGTAGTATGTCGCAAACCGTGCCAGCAACGGCAAACAGAACCGGGGAGAGTATACAAATCCGGGGAGGACAAGAAACTCCCAGCGAGTCGAGCGAAGCGGACAGCAGTGAATGCGACACGACCGGGGATACAACCGGAGATGAAGATGGGGAATCTGGTGAGTCCTCTGCATCTCTGGTGATGAATCACCATCCCCTTACACATAGCAGTAGCCGTACACACGTTAGTACCCACCAAAGAGCTAGTCTCAGAGAAACTGCAAAAGGTTTGCTCCCGCGAGGGGAGAAAAGTAGAAGTAGTCATCGACAGAGCACTAGTAACGTCAAATGTTCTTCGGCACTCGTACGTTCAGCTACTTTAGACACATAG
- the Pten gene encoding phosphatase and tensin-like protein isoform X1, translated as MLWELMGVCFSCRRPTGSRLNNKISEHISAPVTSLHVCLEEQRGPELGSCDASARKPQAKKLFEKQEVQERCSEEEAETEFFRLEAEDLKQSHSSMANTISNMKMTNRIKGLVSKRRKRFTEDGFDLDLTYIRDNLIAMGFPAEKLEGVYRNHIDDVVKLLEYRHKDHYKIYNLCSERSYDCKKFKQRVATYAFDDHNPPMLDQIKPFCEDVHQWLSEHQENVAVVHCKAGKGRTGVMVCCYLLHTNQFPTATDALNYYGTIRTHDRKGVTIPSQRRYVDYYATLVKEGLNYQPVKLLLRKIELDPAPIFHGGQGYLHCVISESKKRIFSSDIVEVRKGIATVCIPLKHSVALTGDIRVDFFNRPKMKRKEKLFHFWFNTFFVRDCLTPEYDNGELPIDRSTRALSCDGTTMELPMVMSHMKPRAGSLASLGPMPPTLVLSIDKWGLDDAHKDKHHKAYSADFKVSLFMQRVGGSMSQTVPATANRTGESIQIRGGQETPSESSEADSSECDTTGDTTGDEDGESGESSASLVMNHHPLTHSSSRTHVSTHQRASLRETAKGLLPRGEKSRSSHRQSTSNVKCSSALVRSATLDT; from the exons ATGCTCTGGGAATTGATGGGTGTATGCTTTTCCTGCAGGAGACCTACAGGCAGCaggctaaataataaaatctcaGAGCATATCTCAGCACCAGTAACATCCCTCCATGTTTGTCTGGAGGAACAAAGAGGACCAGAACTGGGCTCTTGCGACGCCTCGGCTCGTAAGCCACAG gctaaaaaattatttgaaaagcAGGAAGTACAAGAAAGGTGTAGTGAAGAAGAAGCGGAGACTGAATTCTTTAGACTCGAGGCAGAAGATTTGAAACAGAGTCATTCGAGCATGGCCAATACTATCAGTAATATGAAGATGACCAACCGCATCAAAGGACTTGTCAGCAAACGTCGTAAACGGTTTACAGAAGATGGGTTCGACCTTGATCTCACAT ATATCAGGGATAACTTGATAGCAATGGGTTTCCCCGCTGAAAAGTTAGAAGGGGTCTATAGGAATCACATTGATGATGTTGTTAAATTGCTGGAATATAGACACAAagatcattataaaatttacaatct CTGTTCGGAGAGGTCGTACGACTGTAAGAAGTTCAAACAACGGGTAGCTACTTACGCATTCGATGATCATAATCCACCGATGCTGGATCAAATAAAACCGTTCTGCGAAGATGTGCACCAATGGCTTTCCGAGCACCAAGAAAACGTAGCTGTAGTTCACTGTAAAGCGGGCAAAGGTCGAACAGGCGTCATGGTTTGTTGTTACCTTCTTCACACCAATCAATTTCCCACAGCCACAGATGCTCTTAACTATTATGGAACTATAAGGACACACGATAG GAAGGGGGTAACGATACCTTCTCAGAGAAGGTACGTCGATTATTATGCCACTCTCGTTAAGGAGGGATTGAATTATCAACCGgttaaattattgttgcgGAAGATAGAACTAGATCCAGCGCCTATATTTCACGGAGGTCAGGGAT ATTTGCATTGCGTAATATCCGAGTCGAAGAAGAGGATATTTAGTTCTGACATAGTAGAAGTACGAAAAGGAATAGCGACTGTTTGTATCCCCTTGAAGCATAGCGTCGCGTTGACGGGGGACATACGAgtagatttttttaataggcCAAAAATGAAGCGAAAG gagaaattgtttcatttttggTTCAATACGTTCTTTGTGCGCGACTGCTTGACACCAGAATACGATAACGGAGAGttaccgatcgatcgatcgacaaGGGCATTGAGTTGCGACGGTACAACCATGGAATTGCCGATGGTAATGTCGCATATGAAGCCTAGAGCAGGATCACTGGCTAGCCTTGGACCTATGCCACCTACGTTGGTCTTGAGCATAGATAAATGGGGCTTGGACGACGCACATAAGGACAAACATCACAAAGCGTACAGTGCGGACTTTAAG GTTAGCTTATTTATGCAGCGAGTGGGCGGTAGTATGTCGCAAACCGTGCCAGCAACGGCAAACAGAACCGGGGAGAGTATACAAATCCGGGGAGGACAAGAAACTCCCAGCGAGTCGAGCGAAGCGGACAGCAGTGAATGCGACACGACCGGGGATACAACCGGAGATGAAGATGGGGAATCTGGTGAGTCCTCTGCATCTCTGGTGATGAATCACCATCCCCTTACACATAGCAGTAGCCGTACACACGTTAGTACCCACCAAAGAGCTAGTCTCAGAGAAACTGCAAAAGGTTTGCTCCCGCGAGGGGAGAAAAGTAGAAGTAGTCATCGACAGAGCACTAGTAACGTCAAATGTTCTTCGGCACTCGTACGTTCAGCTACTTTAGACACATAG
- the Pten gene encoding phosphatase and tensin-like protein isoform X3: protein MANTISNMKMTNRIKGLVSKRRKRFTEDGFDLDLTYIRDNLIAMGFPAEKLEGVYRNHIDDVVKLLEYRHKDHYKIYNLCSERSYDCKKFKQRVATYAFDDHNPPMLDQIKPFCEDVHQWLSEHQENVAVVHCKAGKGRTGVMVCCYLLHTNQFPTATDALNYYGTIRTHDRKGVTIPSQRRYVDYYATLVKEGLNYQPVKLLLRKIELDPAPIFHGGQGYLHCVISESKKRIFSSDIVEVRKGIATVCIPLKHSVALTGDIRVDFFNRPKMKRKEKLFHFWFNTFFVRDCLTPEYDNGELPIDRSTRALSCDGTTMELPMVMSHMKPRAGSLASLGPMPPTLVLSIDKWGLDDAHKDKHHKAYSADFKVSLFMQRVGGSMSQTVPATANRTGESIQIRGGQETPSESSEADSSECDTTGDTTGDEDGESGESSASLVMNHHPLTHSSSRTHVSTHQRASLRETAKGLLPRGEKSRSSHRQSTSNVKCSSALVRSATLDT, encoded by the exons ATGGCCAATACTATCAGTAATATGAAGATGACCAACCGCATCAAAGGACTTGTCAGCAAACGTCGTAAACGGTTTACAGAAGATGGGTTCGACCTTGATCTCACAT ATATCAGGGATAACTTGATAGCAATGGGTTTCCCCGCTGAAAAGTTAGAAGGGGTCTATAGGAATCACATTGATGATGTTGTTAAATTGCTGGAATATAGACACAAagatcattataaaatttacaatct CTGTTCGGAGAGGTCGTACGACTGTAAGAAGTTCAAACAACGGGTAGCTACTTACGCATTCGATGATCATAATCCACCGATGCTGGATCAAATAAAACCGTTCTGCGAAGATGTGCACCAATGGCTTTCCGAGCACCAAGAAAACGTAGCTGTAGTTCACTGTAAAGCGGGCAAAGGTCGAACAGGCGTCATGGTTTGTTGTTACCTTCTTCACACCAATCAATTTCCCACAGCCACAGATGCTCTTAACTATTATGGAACTATAAGGACACACGATAG GAAGGGGGTAACGATACCTTCTCAGAGAAGGTACGTCGATTATTATGCCACTCTCGTTAAGGAGGGATTGAATTATCAACCGgttaaattattgttgcgGAAGATAGAACTAGATCCAGCGCCTATATTTCACGGAGGTCAGGGAT ATTTGCATTGCGTAATATCCGAGTCGAAGAAGAGGATATTTAGTTCTGACATAGTAGAAGTACGAAAAGGAATAGCGACTGTTTGTATCCCCTTGAAGCATAGCGTCGCGTTGACGGGGGACATACGAgtagatttttttaataggcCAAAAATGAAGCGAAAG gagaaattgtttcatttttggTTCAATACGTTCTTTGTGCGCGACTGCTTGACACCAGAATACGATAACGGAGAGttaccgatcgatcgatcgacaaGGGCATTGAGTTGCGACGGTACAACCATGGAATTGCCGATGGTAATGTCGCATATGAAGCCTAGAGCAGGATCACTGGCTAGCCTTGGACCTATGCCACCTACGTTGGTCTTGAGCATAGATAAATGGGGCTTGGACGACGCACATAAGGACAAACATCACAAAGCGTACAGTGCGGACTTTAAG GTTAGCTTATTTATGCAGCGAGTGGGCGGTAGTATGTCGCAAACCGTGCCAGCAACGGCAAACAGAACCGGGGAGAGTATACAAATCCGGGGAGGACAAGAAACTCCCAGCGAGTCGAGCGAAGCGGACAGCAGTGAATGCGACACGACCGGGGATACAACCGGAGATGAAGATGGGGAATCTGGTGAGTCCTCTGCATCTCTGGTGATGAATCACCATCCCCTTACACATAGCAGTAGCCGTACACACGTTAGTACCCACCAAAGAGCTAGTCTCAGAGAAACTGCAAAAGGTTTGCTCCCGCGAGGGGAGAAAAGTAGAAGTAGTCATCGACAGAGCACTAGTAACGTCAAATGTTCTTCGGCACTCGTACGTTCAGCTACTTTAGACACATAG